The following proteins come from a genomic window of Nitrospirota bacterium:
- a CDS encoding type II toxin-antitoxin system VapC family toxin: MILYLDTSSLLKLYVQEPGTQDVQAHAEAVDRVATSVIAYPEAHAALARRHREGAMNRRDFKAVVEDFRESWHRFLVIHLSLPVAVKAGSLAVRYGLRGMDAIHLASYAEILDHGDVEFLSHDTRLMHAAHKHHASHRRGT, translated from the coding sequence GTGATCCTCTATCTGGATACATCCAGCCTGCTGAAGCTCTACGTGCAGGAGCCCGGCACACAGGACGTTCAAGCTCACGCCGAAGCGGTCGACCGCGTCGCTACGTCCGTCATCGCCTATCCAGAAGCGCATGCGGCCCTGGCACGCCGCCACAGGGAAGGGGCGATGAATAGGCGTGACTTCAAGGCCGTTGTCGAGGATTTTCGCGAATCCTGGCATCGCTTTCTGGTCATCCATCTGTCGCTTCCGGTCGCCGTGAAAGCAGGGTCGCTGGCCGTGCGGTATGGACTCCGTGGCATGGACGCGATTCATTTGGCTTCATACGCCGAGATCCTCGATCATGGCGACGTCGAATTTCTTTCCCATGACACCCGCCTCATGCATGCCGCGCACAAGCATCACGCCTCGCACCGCCGGGGGACATGA
- a CDS encoding prevent-host-death protein has product MRTVNIATLKAKLSEYVRRAKAGETIRILDRRRAVADLSGVSASVSESERLARSLVEAGIAMWEGGKPRFHPRKLRKGPAHLAEAVLEDRG; this is encoded by the coding sequence ATGCGCACCGTGAACATCGCCACGCTCAAAGCGAAGCTGAGCGAATATGTCCGGCGAGCCAAGGCTGGAGAAACCATCCGCATCCTCGATCGCCGTCGGGCTGTCGCCGATCTCTCCGGAGTCTCGGCGTCGGTGTCGGAATCGGAACGTCTTGCCCGTTCTCTTGTCGAAGCAGGCATCGCCATGTGGGAAGGCGGGAAGCCCCGGTTTCATCCTCGGAAACTTCGCAAAGGTCCTGCCCACCTGGCTGAAGCCGTTCTGGAAGATCGAGGGTGA
- a CDS encoding DUF4105 domain-containing protein, with protein sequence MTRRRAAGPASIGFLLTLLGAAAGHSAETPDPAYLADLTSRAIEAKLAEEREWRVLLHYRPNFTGGVTSEVDDPEFFLSPAGKTDPRSELEATLAQFFSAEPVGRAKQPAQCAFIARYHWLKARLSFDDHRLPPAACERFHGWFGELNPQGVSMIFPSAYLNNPASMFGHTFLRIDQKGQTEQTRILAYTINFAADAPGDIGFTYAMKGVFGGFKGFFSTLPYYLKVQEYRDIENRDIWEYRLNLTDEQIHRLLMHAWEIGNVYVDYYFFKENCSYQILWLLEYANPDWHLVDQFVFWTVPADTIRLLVQQPGLVGEIAYRPARSTVIKRKREVLSDEERGWLSRIVRDAAVAKSDEFARLPVERRAFVLDLASDYLRYKGVTDESRAETYKERNRAVLVARSELRVKSEDVKVAPYTSSPETGHKTSRAGVGLGWRNGDFFEDLSIRAGYHDLLDPEPGYSPDAQIEIMAMNVRHYTQHNQYRLEKLTVANILSLSPMDRFFHSPSWKVSGGWETVNRPACRYCGAANLNGGPGAALESRLWEREVYFAFAEVDANYGHAYRDNHRIGGGGTVGMLANLSDRWKFMVSTTYLRYPIGEQSDDFRWFFGTRYALQQNLAVRFEYSRRYDDSQAVFYLQGFF encoded by the coding sequence ATGACACGCCGGCGAGCGGCTGGGCCGGCATCAATCGGTTTCCTACTGACTCTGTTGGGGGCGGCCGCCGGCCACTCCGCCGAGACGCCTGATCCCGCCTATTTAGCCGACCTTACCAGCCGGGCGATAGAGGCCAAACTCGCCGAAGAGCGGGAGTGGCGCGTTCTGCTTCATTACCGGCCGAACTTCACGGGCGGGGTCACGAGCGAGGTGGACGACCCGGAGTTTTTCCTGTCCCCGGCCGGCAAAACCGATCCTCGGTCCGAGCTGGAGGCAACGCTGGCGCAGTTCTTCTCCGCCGAGCCGGTGGGTCGCGCGAAACAGCCGGCGCAATGCGCCTTCATCGCCCGCTACCACTGGCTGAAGGCTAGGCTGTCCTTCGACGACCACCGCCTGCCGCCCGCCGCGTGCGAGCGGTTTCACGGCTGGTTCGGCGAGTTGAATCCGCAAGGCGTCAGCATGATCTTTCCGTCCGCCTACCTGAACAATCCCGCTTCGATGTTCGGCCATACGTTCCTGCGTATTGACCAGAAGGGGCAGACCGAGCAGACCCGCATCCTGGCCTACACCATCAACTTCGCCGCGGACGCGCCGGGCGACATCGGGTTCACCTACGCCATGAAAGGGGTCTTCGGAGGATTCAAGGGCTTCTTCTCCACCCTTCCCTATTACCTGAAGGTGCAGGAGTACCGGGACATCGAGAACCGCGACATCTGGGAATACCGGCTGAATCTGACGGACGAGCAGATCCACCGCCTGCTCATGCACGCCTGGGAGATCGGCAACGTCTACGTGGATTATTACTTCTTCAAGGAGAACTGCTCCTACCAGATTCTCTGGCTGCTGGAATACGCCAATCCGGACTGGCACCTGGTGGACCAGTTCGTGTTCTGGACCGTGCCGGCCGATACGATCCGACTTCTGGTCCAGCAGCCGGGGCTGGTCGGGGAGATCGCCTACCGGCCGGCGCGCAGCACGGTGATCAAGCGGAAGCGTGAAGTCCTCTCCGACGAAGAACGGGGGTGGCTTTCCCGGATCGTGCGGGACGCCGCCGTGGCCAAGTCGGACGAGTTCGCCAGGCTGCCAGTCGAGCGGCGGGCCTTCGTGCTGGACCTGGCCTCCGACTACCTGCGGTACAAGGGCGTGACGGACGAGTCCCGCGCCGAGACGTACAAGGAACGGAACCGGGCGGTGCTGGTCGCGCGCAGCGAGCTCCGGGTGAAATCGGAAGACGTGAAGGTCGCGCCCTACACGTCGTCGCCCGAGACGGGCCACAAGACTTCACGGGCCGGCGTGGGACTGGGCTGGCGGAACGGCGATTTTTTCGAGGATTTGAGCATCCGGGCCGGCTATCATGACCTGCTGGACCCGGAGCCGGGGTACAGCCCCGACGCCCAGATCGAGATCATGGCCATGAACGTCCGCCACTACACCCAGCACAACCAGTACCGGCTGGAAAAGCTGACGGTGGCGAACATCCTGTCCCTCTCTCCGATGGATCGGTTCTTCCACTCCCCCTCCTGGAAGGTCAGCGGCGGCTGGGAGACGGTCAACCGGCCCGCCTGCCGCTACTGCGGAGCGGCGAACCTGAACGGGGGACCGGGCGCGGCGTTGGAAAGCCGGCTCTGGGAGCGGGAGGTCTACTTCGCCTTCGCCGAAGTGGATGCCAACTACGGCCATGCCTATCGCGACAACCACCGGATCGGGGGCGGCGGCACGGTGGGGATGTTGGCCAACCTCTCGGACCGGTGGAAGTTCATGGTCTCCACGACCTACCTCCGCTATCCGATCGGCGAGCAGTCGGACGACTTCCGCTGGTTCTTCGGGACGCGGTACGCGCTGCAGCAGAACCTGGCGGTGCGGTTCGAGTACTCCCGCCGCTACGACGACAGCCAGGCCGTCTTCTACCTGCAGGGGTTCTTTTGA